A stretch of DNA from Natrinema sp. HArc-T2:
CTGGCCAACTCGAGCAAGGGCTTGCCGATCGGCCCGATGACTACGGCGAGTTCGAAGCGCTCGCGTTCGCGAGCGTCAGCGTCGCCGGCAGCGAGGACGAGGCACGCGAGGCGGCCCGCCCGCCCGTCGCATTCATCGTCGGCGGGGCCGCGGAGCCGGTCCTCGAGCGCCACGAGATCGACCGCGAGGCGGCCACTGCCGTGAGCGAGGCACTCGAGCAAGGGGAGCTGACCGAGGCGTTCGGCCACGTCACCCCGGCGATGATCGACGCCTTCTGTATCGCGGGGACGACGGAAACGGTCGCCGACCGGTTCGCGGCTGCGCTCGAGCACGTCGACGGGATCGTCGTGGGCTCGCCGCTAGGGCCGGACCTCGAAGACGCGGTCGAACGGGCGAGCGAGGCGCTCGCTCGTGCGACGCAGTGACGAAACAACTGCCAAAACGTAGCGTCGGGATCGATCTTAGCTCGCGGTAAAGAGGTCGCCGACGGCACCGAGGGTCAGCAGGCCGAAGACGGCCATCGAGAACGCGACGATGAGTCCGCCGACGAGGACGAGCAGAGGCGCAAGGCCATCGCCCATCGCCACGTCGCTGAAGAGTCTAATCATATCACTGATGTTTTCCACGACAATGTTCATCGGTGTAATGGTGACCATATTCGGGGGTTGTTATCGATGGTACTTGGCCGTGCCGGTCCCGCGCCGACGGAGCGATTATACCGACAGCGAATCTATCCCGACGCGTGACCGACGACGCGACGCTCTCCGAGTTTACGGCCACCGACGAATCAGCGTCCGGCTCGAGTACTGACGACGATGGTTCGTCATCGGAAACGGCTCCAGTGCCGAAGACGACCATCCAGCCGACGTACGCCTGGGGAACATATACGTGCAACCGCTGTGAGCAGTCGACCGACCGCGTCTGGCGTGGCGACGGCGAATTCGTCTGTCCCGACTGCAAAACGTGGTAGGAGAGGGGTGAGACTGGCAATACAGCCCGTCTCGAGGCGGCCTTGCGAGTGCGCTCCCGAAGTTTTATGTCTTCGTCGGGGCTTTATTCACCTGCAATGGCGAAAGGTACGGTCGCATTCTTCAACGACACTGGCGGCTACGGATTCATCGAGACTGACGACGCGGACGAGGACGTGTTCTTCCACATGGAGGACATCGGCGGTCCTGACTTAGAAGAGGGTCAGGAGCTGGAGTTCGACATCGAGGAGGCCGAGAAGGGGCCACGCGCGACGAACGTCGAGCGGCTCTAGGCCGGTCCGATAGGAGGTATCGTTTTCTGATTGCTACACGCATAGCAGCAGCGCTCGAGCGAGCAGATCCGTGAGACGCTGCCGGTCGATCGGCAGGTATCGACGGTAACGCATTCTCCGACAGGTATCATTCACGTGGCACAAAACATATGTTCCGGAGCGGTGGATGCCGTAGTAATGACCGGGTCCTCGTCGAGAGCTTCCAGCATATGACTGATACCAATCCACCAGTAGATGCAGGTACCGAGCCGACCGCCGAGGACGATCACCTCGAGACCGCGACAGTCGAACGGCTCTGTGCCGACATCGAAGCGAACGTCTCACGCGTCATCGTCGGCCACGAGGACGTCATCGAACACGTCGTCATCGCCTTGCTGGGCCGTGGCCACGTCCTACTCGATGACGTTCCCGGCGTCGGTAAGACCATGCTCGCGCGGTCAATCGCCACGTCGGTCGACTGTTCGTTCAGCCGCATCCAGTTTACGCCCGATCTCCTGCCGACCGACGTCACCGGCGTCAACGTTTTCAACCAGCAAACCCGTGAGTTCGAGTTCCAGCCCGGCCCCGTCTTCGGCAACATCGTCCTCGGTGACGAGATCAACCGCGCGCCACCCAAGACCCAGGCCGCGTTGCTCGAGGCGATGGAAGAACAACAGGTCACCACTGACGGCCAGACGCGTGCGCTACCGACGCCGTTTACCGTGATCGCGACGCAGAACGCTGTCGAGCCGAACCGGACCTACGACCTGCCCTTTGCCGAGGTCGATCGCTTCATGAAGAAACTCCAGCTTGGCTACCCCGATCCCGACGAGGAAGCCGACCTGCTCGGTCGGACCGTCGGCGACCATCCCATCGAGGCGCTCGAGCCGGTGACCGACCGCGAGACGCTCATCGCTGCCCGAAAGACCGTCTCGACGGTGCAAGTCGCAGAGCCAGTCAGGGAGTACGTGACGCGACTCGCCGCGTACACCCGCGAGCACGCACACATCGGTGTCAGCCCTCGCGGGTCGATCTCGCTGTTGCGTGCGGCACAGGCACGTGCCGCCGCGAACGGTCGGGAGTACGTCCTCCCCGACGACGTTCAGATCGAGGCACCCGTGGTGATGAGCCATCGGATCAAGACGACCGATCGCGATCGTGACGGGGACACGGTCGTCGACGACGCCCTCGAGCGCGTTCCCGTCGAATGAGACTCACACGCCGTGGCTGGACCGTCGTCGCCGCCGCGGGCGGAGCCGTTGCACTGAGCTGGCAATACGGTCCTCGAGCGCTGAACGCGGTCGTCGTCCCGCTGGTCGTCGTCTTGCTTGCCGGCCTCGTCACGGTCAGCCGTACAGATCGACCACGCGTCACCCGCCAGCCCGTCGCCGAGGGGTTCGTCGGTGAGCACCGGACAGTCACAGTCACGATCGAGACCGACAGCCCGCTCGCCGCGACCGTCCGCGACACCGTCGGCGACGGTCTCTCGACGGCTACAGCACCCGTTGCCGCGATCACACTCGAGGACGAACAGACGGTCACCTACGACATCGAACTCGCACACCGAGGCAGCCATCGAGTCGGCCCGCTCGAGATCGTCGTCAGCGACGTTGCCGGGCTCGTCGAACGCCGTTTCGCGTACACGGACCGCACGCCCGTGCTCGTCTATCCGCAGCTCCACGAGCTCGGTCGGGGTGCGGTCGACGACCTGCAGGCGCTGGCCGGCGTCACCGATCGCCACGAACGCGAGGCGTTCGACCACCTCCGTGAGTACCGTCGCGGAGATCCGCTGCGCGACGTTCACTGGAAGAGCGCGGCCAAACACCCCGACGGCGAGTTGCTCGTCAGGGAGTACGACGACGGCGAGGGAGCCGGTGCCGTCACCGTCGCCGCCGGCTGTTTCGCCGGCTGTGACGACGAACTGGCAGCCGCCGCCGCGACCGTCGTGACTGCCCTCCTCGAGCAGGGGGCGTCAGTCGGGCTCGTCGTTCCCAACGGGAGAGAACCACCGGGAGCGGGACGGGAACACCACCGGTCGCTCCTCGGCCTGCTCGCCGTCGTCGGTGCCGGCGACCTCGACGAACGGACGCGACAGGCCGCCGACGTGCTGGTTCGGACCGACGCACACGGAACGACGATCGTCACCGATGACAGCAAACTCCCCTTCGATGAGGTCACCAGTGGCGACCACCGGGAGGTGACGGTATGAGCACAGACACATCCGGGCAGGCCAACGAGCAACCGATCTCGCTCGAGACGGGCCAGACCGCTGAGAACGGGGCTGCCCGCACGCTCGCACTGGCCTGTCTGCTAGTCCTGACAGCATCGTACGTAAGTGTCCTCTACGGGGTTACACAGGTCGTCGGCGGCAGTCGGGCGCTGATCACACTCGTCGCAGTGATGCTCGTCGGGGCGACGGTGCTCGC
This window harbors:
- a CDS encoding cold-shock protein — its product is MAKGTVAFFNDTGGYGFIETDDADEDVFFHMEDIGGPDLEEGQELEFDIEEAEKGPRATNVERL
- a CDS encoding AAA family ATPase, with protein sequence MTDTNPPVDAGTEPTAEDDHLETATVERLCADIEANVSRVIVGHEDVIEHVVIALLGRGHVLLDDVPGVGKTMLARSIATSVDCSFSRIQFTPDLLPTDVTGVNVFNQQTREFEFQPGPVFGNIVLGDEINRAPPKTQAALLEAMEEQQVTTDGQTRALPTPFTVIATQNAVEPNRTYDLPFAEVDRFMKKLQLGYPDPDEEADLLGRTVGDHPIEALEPVTDRETLIAARKTVSTVQVAEPVREYVTRLAAYTREHAHIGVSPRGSISLLRAAQARAAANGREYVLPDDVQIEAPVVMSHRIKTTDRDRDGDTVVDDALERVPVE
- a CDS encoding DUF58 domain-containing protein; translation: MRLTRRGWTVVAAAGGAVALSWQYGPRALNAVVVPLVVVLLAGLVTVSRTDRPRVTRQPVAEGFVGEHRTVTVTIETDSPLAATVRDTVGDGLSTATAPVAAITLEDEQTVTYDIELAHRGSHRVGPLEIVVSDVAGLVERRFAYTDRTPVLVYPQLHELGRGAVDDLQALAGVTDRHEREAFDHLREYRRGDPLRDVHWKSAAKHPDGELLVREYDDGEGAGAVTVAAGCFAGCDDELAAAAATVVTALLEQGASVGLVVPNGREPPGAGREHHRSLLGLLAVVGAGDLDERTRQAADVLVRTDAHGTTIVTDDSKLPFDEVTSGDHREVTV